One genomic region from Cucumis melo cultivar AY chromosome 9, USDA_Cmelo_AY_1.0, whole genome shotgun sequence encodes:
- the LOC103482735 gene encoding probable CoA ligase CCL9, whose product MENCTLTGLLKKAASEFPHRRALSVSGKFDLTHERLQELIEHAAARLVDSGVNAGDVVALTFLNTVEYVIMFLAVIRCRATAAPLNSAYTAEEFEFYLSDSESKLLLTSKEGISSAQTAATKLNIPQVKVSLSSGDEYIELFPSPIEMSSNVVEIVNDPSDAALFLHTSGTTSRPKGVPLTQQNLAASVQNIKSVYKLSESDSTVLVLPLFHVHGLMAGLLSSLIAGAAVTLPAAGRFSATTFWSDMIAYNATWYTAVPTIHQIILERHFSKPEPSYPKLRFIRSCSASLAPSILERLEQSFGAPVLESYAMTEASHLMASNPLPEDGVHKAGSVGKPIGQEMAILDENGAIQSEGVKGEVCIRGPNVTKGYKNNPDANKSAFMFGWFHTGDIGFFDSDGYLHLVGRIKELINRGGEKISPIEVDAVLLSHPDISQAVAFGVPDNKYGEEINCAIIPREGSSINEADVLEFCKKNLASFKVPKKVFITDSLPKTATGKIQRRIVAEHFLAAKA is encoded by the exons ATGGAGAATTGTACCTTAACTGGGTTGTTGAAGAAAGCGGCTTCTGAATTTCCTCACCGGCGGGCTCTCTCCGTCTCCGGAAAGTTCGACTTAACCCATGAGCGGTTGCAGGAGCTCATTGAACATGCCGCTGCTCGTTTGGTGGATTCCGGAGTTAACGCCGGTGATGTGGTGGCCCTCACCTTCCTCAACACCGTTGAG TATGTGATTATGTTTTTGGCCGTAATCCGATGCCGGGCCACCGCTGCACCATTAAATTCGGCTTACACGGCGGAGGAATTCGAGTTTTATTTATCGGACTCGGAATCGAAGCTGCTTCTCACATCGAAAGAAGGAATTTCATCGGCACAAACGGCTGCTACAAAGCTTAATATTCCTCAAGTGAAAGTGAGCCTGTCCAGTGGCGATGAGTATATTGAACTCTTTCCGTCCCCAATTGAAATGAGCTCGAATGTTGTGGAGATCGTTAACGATCCGTCCGACGCCGCTCTCTTCCTCCACACCTCCGGCACCACCAGCCGCCCCAAGGGCGTGCCGCTGACTCAACAAAACCTCGCCGCCTCTGTTCAGAATATTAAATCTGTGTACAAGCTTTCGGAGTCCGATTCAACGGTACTCGTTCTTCCGTTATTCCACGTTCACGGATTAATGGCGGGATTACTATCATCGCTAATCGCCGGAGCCGCCGTGACTCTTCCAGCTGCCGGACGATTCTCGGCTACAACGTTTTGGTCCGATATGATCGCCTACAACGCGACGTGGTACACGGCGGTCCCCACGATTCATCAAATCATACTCGAGCGCCATTTCAGCAAGCCAGAGCCGTCGTATCCGAAGCTCCGGTTTATTCGCAGCTGTAGCGCGTCGTTAGCACCTTCGATTTTGGAACGATTGGAACAATCATTCGGAGCTCCGGTTCTCGAGTCTTACGCAATGACTGAAGCGTCGCATTTAATGGCGTCCAATCCGTTGCCGGAGGACGGCGTACACAAAGCCGGATCAGTAGGGAAGCCGATTGGTCAAGAAATGGCTATTCTGGACGAGAACGGCGCGATCCAATCGGAAGGTGTGAAAGGAGAAGTGTGTATTCGGGGACCAAATGTGACGAAGGGATATAAGAACAATCCAGACGCTAACAAGTCCGCATTCATGTTTGGATGGTTCCACACGGGCGATATCGGCTTCTTCGACTCCGACGGGTACTTGCATCTGGTCGGCCGAATCAAGGAACTCATTAACCGAGGAG GTGAGAAAATCTCTCCGATTGAAGTAGACGCCGTGCTTCTATCTCACCCCGACATTTCTCAGGCCGTCGCCTTCGGAGTCCCCGACAACAAGTACGGCGAAGAG ATCAATTGCGCCATAATTCCAAGGGAGGGAAGTTCGATCAACGAAGCGGATGTGCTGGAATTTTGCAAGAAAAACCTTGCGTCCTTCAAGGTTCCGAAGAAGGTGTTCATCACCGATTCTTTACCAAAAACTGCTACCGGAAAGATCCAACGCCGAATCGTAGCGGAGCATTTTCTTGCCGCTAAAGCTTGA
- the LOC103482736 gene encoding uncharacterized protein LOC103482736 yields MALADVNPPTKVGRETAEKAVESLLQWRSSKREKPQLFDQEDFLYLVVTLKKIPPKGRTNPYKIPLPHSLHSDSSELCLIIDDRTKSNLTKDDARKKIQSENIPISKVIKLSKLKSDYRPFEAKRKLCDSYDMFFADDRVIPLLPSLLGKHFYKKKKIPVPLNLRHKNWKEQIEKTCSSGLLYLRTGTCSVVKVAKTSMAVEEIVDNVIAAIDGIAEVVPKKWSNVRSFHLKVLESIALPIYQTVPELKFKIEAGVKRKQDEITEEEAKEDEITEEEEEAVKIPASVKVTNKKEKKLSKKKGRIHEISYMDTNGELSNDMGVEVKKGLLGSDEMKKKKKVKKSAVLKSKAAGGTKVKAKKLKA; encoded by the coding sequence ATGGCTTTGGCGGACGTTAATCCTCCGACCAAAGTTGGTCGGGAAACGGCGGAGAAAGCCGTCGAATCTCTTCTTCAATGGCGGAGTTCCAAACGGGAGAAGCCCCAACTCTTCGACCAAGAAGATTTTCTATACCTCGTGGTAACCCTGAAGAAGATCCCTCCCAAAGGTCGCACAAATCCTTACAAAATCCCTCTTCCACATTCCCTTCACTCCGATTCCTCCGAACTTTGCCTCATTATCGACGATAGAACCAAGTCCAATCTCACTAAGGATGATGCCCGGAAGAAAATACAGTCTGAAAACATCCCAATTTCGAAGGTAATCAAGTTGTCAAAGCTTAAATCCGATTACCGCCCCTTTGAAGCTAAACGGAAGCTCTGTGATTCGTACGATATGTTTTTCGCCGATGATAGAGTTATTCCGCTGTTGCCGAGTCTGTTAGGGAAGCACTTttacaaaaagaagaagattccGGTGCCGTTGAATCTGAGGCATAAGAATTGGAAAGAACAGATCGAGAAGACCTGTTCGTCGGGATTGTTGTATTTGAGGACAGGGACGTGTAGTGTTGTGAAAGTGGCGAAGACTTCAATGGCAGTTGAAGAGATTGTGGACAATGTGATTGCGGCCATTGATGGGATTGCAGAGGTTGTGCCTAAAAAGTGGAGTAATGTGCGGTCGTTTCATTTGAAGGTCCTTGAATCTATTGCATTACCAATTTACCAAACAGTGCCGGAGTTGAAGTTTAAGATTGAGGCCGGCGTGAAGAGGAAACAAGATGAAATAACAGAAGAAGAAGCAAAAGAAGATGAAAtaacagaagaagaagaagaagcagtAAAGATTCCTGCTTCCGTAAAAGTTACCaacaaaaaggagaaaaaattGAGCAAAAAGAAGGGTAGGATACATGAAATCAGCTACATGGACACTAATGGAGAGTTGTCCAATGACATGGGTGTTGAGGTTAAGAAAGGGTTGTTAGGATCTgatgagatgaagaagaagaagaaggtaaaAAAGAGTGCGGTTTTGAAATCGAAAGCGGCTGGTGGAACAAAGGTCAAGGCAAAGAAGTTGAAAGCTTGA
- the LOC103482737 gene encoding probable copper-transporting ATPase HMA5, with protein MLKLPRRKRSPAAATEEITKNATAINDDEATVAAKAVVRVSGMSCSACAVSVENSIKHLPGILDAAVDFLNDRAQIHYLPNLTDAETILKAIENAGFQATISKDGTDHRSREVCRIRVNGMGCNSCSSMVESVLEAMYGVQKTHIVLLKEEAEVHYDPKVVNCNQFIIAIEDIGFEALPITIGEYITKIDLKIDGMHNENSTAKVKESLKLIPGIDDVNVDTTLSKVTISYRPDIIGPRTFIEILESIKSEHFKATIYPEDTERETRKEKEIKQHYKYLIWSSALSIPVFLTSMVFMYIPGIKQTLDIKVVNMMNVGHIIRWNLSTPVQFVVGSRFYFGSYKALRRGSANMDVLVTLGTNAAYFYSVYVVLRSATSPTFNGTDFFETSSMLITFILLGKYLEVLAKGKTSDAIAKLKHLAPETATILTLDRHGNVINEAEISSELIQKNDVIKITPGARVASDGLVVWGESHVNESMITGEAKPVTKRTGDKVIGGTVNENGVLHIKATHVGSESSLAQIVRLVESSQLAKAPIQKFADHISKYFVPLVILLSFLTWIAWFLAGKLHLYPKSWLPSSMDSFELALQFGISVMVIACPCALGLATPTAMMVGTGVGASQGVLIKGGQALEFAHKVSCIVFDKTGTLTIGKPVVVNVKLTNTTVLEELLELTAATEVNSEHPVAKAIVEYAKQFKKEQNPIWPEAQEFISIPGHGVEAIVKNKKITVGNKSLMMNNDIEIPREAEMFLVDAEGMAQTAVLVAIDRMVSGVIAVSDPLKPGTKEVISILKAMEVKSIMITGDNWGTANSIAKEVGIETIIAEAKPQQKAEEVKKLQTAGHTVAMVGDGINDSPALVAADVGMAIGAGTDIAIEAADIVLMKNDLQDVITAIHLSRKTFAKIRLNYIWALGYNLLAIPIAAGVLFPSTRFRLPPWIAGAAMAASSVSVVCSSLMLKKYKRLKKLDEIEIQMSGIVVD; from the exons ATGTTGAAGCTACCGCGGCGCAAACGATCGCCGGCGGCAGCAACGGAGGAGATTACGAAAAATGCAACGGCTATTAACGACGACGAGGCCACGGTGGCGGCGAAGGCGGTGGTACGCGTTAGCGGCATGAGTTGCTCTGCTTGCGCTGTTTCTGTTGAGAATTCCATCAAACACCTTCCAGGCATTCTCGATGCTGCCGTCGATTTCTTGAACGATAGGGCTCAAATCCACTATCTTCCTAATCTCACCGAC gCAGAGACAATACTTAAAGCAATTGAAAATGCTGGATTTCAAGCTACAATATCGAAGGACGGGACCGATCATCGATCGAGAGAAGTATGTCGAATCCGAGTTAATGGAATGGGCTGCAATTCTTGCTCTTCCATGGTAGAATCAGTTTTGGAAGCAATGTATGGAGTACAAAAGACTCACATTGTTTTGTTGAAAGAGGAAGCAGAAGTTCATTATGATCCAAAGGTTGTTAATTGCAATCAGTTCATTATAGCCATAGAAGATATTGGATTTGAAGCCTTACCTATAACCATTGGCGAATACATTACCAAGATTGACCTAAAGATTGATGGTATGCACAATGAAAACTCAACAGCAAAAGTTAAGGAGTCACTCAAATTGATCCCGGGAATTGACGATGTCAATGTCGATACGACATTAAGCAAAGTTACCATATCATATAGGCCTGATATAATAGGACCTAGAACTTTCATTGAAATACTTGAGTCAATCAAATCCGAGCATTTCAAAGCAACGATATATCCCGAAGATACGGAACGAGAAACTCGTAAGGAGAAAGAAATTAAACAACATTATAAATACCTTATATGGAGTTCCGCTCTTTCTATACCTGTTTTCTTAACTTCTATGGTGTTCATGTATATACCTGGAATCAAACAGACTTTAGATATCAAAGTTGTCAATATGATGAACGTCGGACATATTATCAGATGGAATTTATCAACTCCGGTGCAGTTCGTCGTAGGTTCGAGATTCTACTTTGGATCGTACAAAGCATTGCGTCGAGGTTCTGCCAACATGGATGTATTGGTTACTTTAGGAACAAATGCAGCTTATTTCTATTCTGTTTATGTAGTTTTAAGATCAGCTACATCTCCTACTTTCAATGGTACTGATTTCTTTGAAACCAGTTCAATGTTAATTACATTCATTCTACTTGGTAAGTATTTGGAGGTTTTAGCAAAAGGAAAGACCTCAGATGCTATTGCCAAGCTTAAACACTTGGCTCCAGAGACGGCGACAATCTTGACTTTAGATCGCCATGGAAACGTGATCAATGAAGCGGAAATCAGTAGTGAGTTGATCCAAAAGAATGATGTTATTAAGATTACACCAGGTGCGAGAGTAGCTTCTGATGGTCTTGTCGTATGGGGCGAAAGCCATGTTAACGAGAGTATGATCACAGGAGAAGCGAAACCAGTAACGAAAAGGACGGGGGACAAGGTGATAGGAGGAACTGTGAATGAAAATGGGGTATTGCATATAAAGGCAACTCATGTTGGATCAGAGAGTTCTTTAGCACAAATCGTTCGACTCGTCGAATCGTCTCAATTGGCAAAAGCTCCTATTCAAAAATTTGCTGACCATATCTCTAAGTATTTTGTGCCTTTG GtaattttactttcttttctcaCATGGATTGCTTGGTTTTTGGCTGGAAAGTTGCATCTCTATCCTAAATCATGGTTGCCTTCTTCAATGGACAGTTTCGAGTTGGCTCTCCAATTTGGGATTTCTGTTATGGTCATAGCTTGCCCTTGTGCTCTCGGCCTTGCCACCCCAACCGCCATGATGGTCGGTACCGGCGTGGGTGCATCTCAAGGTGTACTAATAAAAGGAGGTCAAGCATTAGAATTTGCTCATAAG GTGAGTTGCATTGTGTTTGATAAGACAGGAACTCTAACAATTGGAAAGCCAGTGGTTGTAAATGTAAAACTTACGAACACTACAGTACTTGAAGAACTACTTGAACTCACTGCAGCAACTGAG GTTAACAGTGAGCACCCAGTAGCCAAGGCCATTGTTGAATATGCCAAACAATTCAAGAAAGAACAAAATCCAATTTGGCCAGAAGCTCAGGAATTCATATCCATTCCTGGCCATGGAGTAGAAGCCATagtaaaaaacaagaaaataacaGTTGGAAACAAGAGCTTGATGATGAACAATGACATCGAAATCCCAAGGGAAGCGGAAATGTTCCTTGTCGATGCCGAAGGTATGGCGCAAACTGCGGTTTTAGTGGCGATAGATCGAATGGTGTCAGGAGTTATTGCAGTGTCGGATCCGTTGAAGCCGGGTACCAAAGAAGTTATCTCCATTCTCAAGGCTATGGAAGTGAAGAGCATCATGATAACAGGTGACAACTGGGGCACTGCAAATTCCATTGCTAAAGAAGTTGGAATTGAAACAATCATTGCTGAGGCTAAGCCTCAGCAAAAAGCAGAGGAAGTGAAGAAGCTTCAG ACTGCGGGACACACGGTGGCAATGGTCGGAGACGGGATCAACGATTCGCCTGCCCTAGTTGCAGCAGATGTCGGGATGGCAATCGGAGCCGGCACTGACATTGCAATTGAGGCAGCAGACATCGTTCTAATGAAAAATGACTTGCAAGATGTTATAACTGCCATTCATCTTTCAAGAAAAACCTTTGCTAAAATTCGTTTGAATTACATTTGGGCTTTAGGTTATAATCTTCTTGCCATACCGATCGCGGCAGGCGTCTTGTTCCCTTCGACTCGGTTTCGGCTACCGCCCTGGATCGCTGGAGCTGCCATGGCAGCTTCTTCTGTTAGTGTGGTATGCAGTTCTTTGATGTTGAAGAAGTACAAAAGACTTAAGAAGCTTGATGAGATTGAGATTCAAATGAGTGGAATAGTGGTTGACTGA
- the LOC103482738 gene encoding probable phospholipid hydroperoxide glutathione peroxidase, whose product MLIATCQRVFEISDRPRGVHLQLYILRPIFHFPSSSMFCSSSIRSLLTRNFFFSVRSLSSSPLLSNTRFFPDSKQTLLHILQFPSVTRFVSPINSRSSLIASFLTRLDHTMATPSKTSVHDFTVKDAKGNDVDLSAYKGKVLLIVNVASQCGLTNSNYTELSQLYEKYKGHGFEILAFPCNQFGGQEPGSNEEIVQFACTRFKAEYPIFDKVDVNGNNAAPLYKFLKSSKGGLFGDAIKWNFSKFLVDKDGNVVDRYAPTTSPLSIEKDVKKLLGIA is encoded by the exons ATGCTAATTGCCACGTGTCAACGCGTCTTCGAAATTTCGGACAGGCCCCGTGGGGTCCATCTACAATTATATATACTCaggcccatttttcattttccttcatcttccatgTTCTGTTCCTCATCAATTCGCTCTCTTCTCACAAGAAATTTCTTCTTCAGCGTTCGATCTTTATCTTCTTCACCTCTGCTTTCAAATACCCGATTTTTTCCCGATTCCAAGCAAACCCTTTTGCATATTCTACAGTTTCCTTCTGTTACACGTTTTGTTTCACCGATTAATTCACGTTCTTCGCTTATTGCCTCGTTTTTGACTCGCTTGGATCATACTATGGCCACCCCTTCCAAGACTTCAGTCCATGACTTCACCGTCAAG GATGCTAAAGGGAATGATGTTGACCTCAGCGCTTACAAAGGAAAGGTCCTTTTGATTGTCAATGTCGCTTCACAATG TGGCTTGACTAATTCGAATTATACTGAACTGAGTCAGCTGTATGAAAAATACAAGGGCCACG GATTTGAGATTCTTGCATTTCCGTGCAACCAATTTGGAGGCCAGGAACCCGGATCCAACGAAGAGATTGTGCAGTTTGCTTGCACCCGTTTCAAGGCTGAGTACCCCATTTTTGACAAG GTGGATGTGAACGGAAACAATGCTGCTCCTCTGTACAAGTTCTTGAAGTCAAGCAAAGGCGGACTCTTTGGAGACGCCATCAAGTGGAACTTCTCCAAGTTCTTGGTCGACAAAGATGGAAACGTCGTCGATCGTTACGCCCCAACGACTTCCCCACTCAGCATCGAG AAGGATGTGAAGAAACTGCTGGGAATTGCTTAA
- the LOC103482739 gene encoding probable glutathione peroxidase 8 — translation MATQASNHPESIYDFTVKDAKGNDINLSTYRGKVLLIVNVASKCGMTNSNYVELNQLYKKYKEHGLEILAFPCNQFGDEEPGSNDEIKDFVCSRFKSEFPIFDKIEVNGNNSAPLYKFLKLGKWGIFGDDIQWNFAKFLINKDGNVVDRYYPTTTPLSMEHDIKKLLGIS, via the exons ATGGCTACTCAAGCTTCAAATCACCCGGAATCCATTTATGACTTCACCGTCAAA GATGCTAAGGGAAATGATATCAATCTTAGTACATACAGGGGTAAAGTCTTACTCATTGTTAACGTTGCTTCCAAATG CGGGATGACAAATTCAAACTATGTGGAGTTGAACCAACTATACAAGAAATACAAAGAACACG GTTTGGAGATTCTGGCATTTCCATGTAATCAGTTTGGTGACGAGGAACCAGGAAGTAATGATGAGATCAAAGATTTTGTCTGTAGTCGTTTCAAATCAGAATTTCCAATTTTTGACAAG ATTGAAGTAAATGGAAACAATTCTGCTCCACTCTACAAATTCCTAAAACTGGGCAAATGGGGGATATTTGGGGACGATATACAGTGGAATTTTGCCAAGTTTCTCATTAACAAGGATGGGAATGTAGTTGATCGTTATTACCCAACAACAACACCTCTCAGCATGGAG CATGATATCAAGAAGCTATTAGGCATCTCATGA
- the LOC103482741 gene encoding AT-hook motif nuclear-localized protein 5: MDGREGMALSGGSASYYIHRGGGVGGSGSGLPTAGSHASPVFRPMANQGVLSHSNLRGNSVGSTYAVEPSHSNYLRGMGINVSAGVNSGEPVKKKRGRPRKYAPDGQVSLGLSPMSAGSKLTPGSNSSTPRRRRGRPPGSGRKQQLALLGDWMNNSAGLAFAPHVIHVGAGEDIVAKVLSFAQQRPRAVCVLSGNGTVSSVTLRQPASTGVSVTYEGHFQILCLSGSYLVAEDGGPRSRTGGISVSLASPDGHVIGGGVAVLMAAGPVQVVVCSFVYGPKIKNKQVAGPKSNDGSGHEHHDNLVSPTSAPSAQTYNPSSMGVWPGSRSVDVRNPRTGIDLTRG; this comes from the exons ATGGATGGGAGGGAAGGCATGGCATTGTCTGGTGGCTCTGCTTCTTATTACATACATAGGGGAGGAGGGGTTGGTGGCTCTGGATCGGGGCTTCCTACGGCTGGATCACATGCCTCCCCTGTATTCCGGCCGATGGCTAACCAGGGTGTTTTGTCTCACTCAAATCTCAGAGGCAACTCAGTTGGATCAACGTATGCCGTTGAGCCATCACATTCGAACTATCTTCGTGGGATGGGTATCAATGTCTCAGCTGGAGTTAACTCTGGTGAACctgtaaagaagaagagagggaGACCCCGGAAATATGCCCCAGACGGGCAGGTCTCGTTGGGTTTGTCTCCCATGTCTGCTGGTTCTAAGCTCACTCCAGGTTCGAATTCATCTACTCCCAGACGACGACGAGGGCGGCCACCTGGTTCTGGGAGGAAACAACAATTAGCTCTCCTTG GTGATTGGATGAACAATTCGGCTGGACTAGCCTTTGCCCCACATGTTATTCACGTTGGAGCTGGAGAA GACATTGTAGCAAAAGTATTGTCATTTGCACAGCAGAGGCCAAGGGCTGTTTGTGTCTTGTCTGGAAATGGCACTGTTTCTTCCGTAACACTACGTCAGCCTGCATCTACTGGCGTGAGCGTCACATATGAG GGCCATTTCCAGATATTGTGCTTGTCTGGTTCTTACTTGGTGGCTGAAGATGGCGGTCCTCGAAGTAGGACTGGTGGTATTAGTGTTTCCCTTGCCAGTCCTGATGGTCATGTTATTGGTGGCGGTGTCGCTGTTCTTATGGCAGCTGGTCCTGTTCAG GTAGTTGTATGTAGTTTTGTTTATGGTCCAAAGATAAAAAACAAGCAGGTGGCTGGTCCGAAAAGCAATGATGGTTCTGGACATGAGCACCATGATAATTTGGTTTCGCCCACGAGTGCCCCATCTGCCCAAACCTACAATCCGTCTTCAATGGGTGTTTGGCCCGGTTCCCGTTCGGTCGATGTGAGAAACCCTCGTACTGGAATTGACTTGACGCGAGGATGA